The genomic region TACAGCAAGAACACAACACAGCACAACATGAAACACGATAAAAACAAAGCCTTCATGTCATAATGCTGGCAATAAATAATTGATCTCATTAAATTTATATTCAAGACTCTTTTGTACAGAGGGGATATGTAATTACAACACAACAACCAAAAAACCCTATTTAAGAAGGAACACATAGATCATGTAaacaagaaaattaaaaaaccGAGTGATGCCTCTTTCAAACAGCTCGCAATCGATGACCATGCAGAGGATCCAGAGAGCGCCCCCGAGAGGCAAAAGAAATATGAATACAGTACATCGTTTCTCTTTTCCTCCACATGAAACTGCACGCACACAGTCAACCACAAGAGCACAGGGAGCACGAGgggtttatcaggaaatacagcGAAGTGGAATGCGACTCAGCAGACGTGAGATCTCGGATGTGTGTGCTTGTCTATTCCTCCAGAGTGCGGAAGGCATTCTGCATGTCTTCTAGGAGCTGGGCATACTCGGCCTTGATCTTAGGCTCACCATCCTTCACTGGGTCCTGGGGAATCAAGGAAGAAGGAAGGATCAAAACATTGCTACAGGATGTCATTAtgactttttacatttgtgcaCATTACATTTAGTTCTACGAGGACAAGGTTCAGGCTTTGTTCACGCACACCATAATTTATCCCAAACTTTGCATCATGAACCATGTGAGAAGAGATTCATGGACCACCCTATGCATTTCCAGGACAACGAAAAGATCCCCATGGACATTCATGCACATACTTTCCTGACATTATACATGGTGGTGTTTAGCCCAGTAGTTAAACAGTAACGGAAATGCATGACTAATGACTGGAGAAGTCTCCTCTGAATGGCACAAAGATAAAGGCTGTACTGCACAGAGGCAGGAGGTAGGCATCACTGATATCGTTGATCTAATTTAATACCTTCTCAGACAAAGGTTGCTAATGGCCAGGACTGCTGCCATTTATCATTTGGCTTTTTGTCCAAACTTAATGACTATGTGGTGAAAGTGGGTGAGCCCAAAGAGCTTTTTTGTGTGGGATATTGATACAAACTTGTGCTGAGAGATATGCTCTTGAGACTCAACTATCATTCATGATTCATGAATGCCTTTGAAGGATTGGTGTAGAATATGCAGCCAGCTTGTgaattaaggttaaggttaacactttttttaaaaactgaaccTCATTATTCGCATCGTGGGACATGGAGCCTAACCACTCTGTGCATTCagtgcaaaaaatataattagtgCCAACAACTGGATTACTAAATACCTTGAATTTCATGGAGCTGATCCTATAAAGGATTTCACCCATATGCTCTCTGATCATGGCCCAGGTGATCTTGTTGTCGCTCTGAGCTGTGGTTTCCACTGCATGTCGTGCCATGTCATAGAAAGCAATCATGTTGGACAGAATGCCCACTGTTTTATAAAAGGGACAGAACCTGAAAAAGACACCCACAGCTAAgcataactgtaaaaaatgtaaatggaaaGTAAGACTTAGAATATCAATATAGACCTGTCATAAGGTGTGTAACCATTCTGCTGCAAGAAATCATCTTTGATAAGTTTTGCAACTTCCAGGGTTATCTTGTCTGTTTCTGCCAGGGATGCCTGTGAAatgataaaagtaaaatgtgtctaaCTGAAATACAACAGAAGATCATTGAATACAGTATGCATGCATGGGTACATTAATGGCTACGTGAGTTTACCTTTCCGACAAGTTGCACAATCTCAGCCAAGTCCTCTTCTTCCTGTAAAATCTCCTTTGCCTTTGTGCGGAGAGGTACAAATTCTGGGAAGTGTTTgtcataatattcatctaatgCCCGAGTGTACTTGCTGTAGCTAATAAGCCAGTTTACAGACGggaagtgtttcctctgagctAGCTTCTTATCCAAACCCCAGAATACCTTTAAAAGAGAAAATTGCCGTCAAATTACCAACACTTTGGATATTAGTTGTAGTGAATATTATAATTTACCTGAACAATACCAAGTGTAGCTGAAGTAACAGGATCAGAGAAGTCACCACCAGGGGGAGACACACTGAAATGACAACAACGTATTACTGCAAACCTAGGCAAACACATACTATGAGTCAATAGTGCCATCTAGTGGAAAAAGGTTATACTCACGCTCCTACAATACTGACACTGCCCTCTCTCTCAGGGTTACCCAGACATTTCACCCTTCCAGCTCGTTCATAGAAGGAGGCCAGACGAGCTCCCAGATAAGCAGGATAACCACTGTCTGAGGGTACACAAGAAAATGAATAGATTACAGTAACTACATAAAAAAGAGCCAATTGTAgattttcaaagtactttttgtGGCTAATATAATCACATAAAGGGCATGGAACTAAAACCCCTAAGATCCAAGagctttgtatttgtattttaaactcaCCAGCAGGCATCTCAGCCAAACGACCAGAAATCTCCCTGAGAGCCTCAGCCCAACGGGAGGTGGAGTCAGCCATCATGCTCACATTGTATCCCATGTCTCTGAAGTATTCAGAAAGGGTGATGCCTGTATGAAAAAAGTTATATGcatgaataaaattaaaaaaattatgaatgaaacatTTCTGGTTAGGTCATTTAATCAATAAGtacaacattttacacattacCTGTGTAAATAGAGGCTTCTCTGGCAGCTACAGGCATGTTAGAAGTGTTAGCTACCAATGCTGTTCTCTTCATGATGCTCTCAGTTTTCCCATCCACTTCCATGGTCAACTGATGTTTTAAAAGACATATTTGCAAAAGTGATTTGAATAGCACTGCACATACAtcctttaaaatgttcaaatccatTACCTCAGGGAAGTCTCTTAATACTTCAGACATCTCATTTCCACGCTCTCCACATCCTACATAGATGATGACATCGCTGTTGGAGTACTTGGACAAAGACTGGGAGATGACAGTTTTACCACATCCAAAGGCTCCTGGAATAGCTGTGGTTCCACCTTGTACACatctatgaatgaatgaaacaatgtTGAGTCTGACATTTAACACacctaacaaaaacaaaagacaatgcAAACATTGCCAAGACACACATTGGATTTGCCATATTAAGTGATGTGTTGTAAC from Periophthalmus magnuspinnatus isolate fPerMag1 chromosome 20, fPerMag1.2.pri, whole genome shotgun sequence harbors:
- the atp6v1ab gene encoding V-type proton ATPase catalytic subunit A, with translation MDMSKLPKIRDEERESQFGYVHGVSGPVVTATAMAGAAMYELVRVGHSELVGEIIRLEGDMATIQVYEETSGVSVGDPVLRTGKPLSVELGPGIMGSIFDGIQRPLKDINDITQSIYIPRGVNIGALNRDTKWEFSPSKSLRAGSHITGGDIYGVVYENSLIKHKIMLPPKNRGTVTYVAPPGNYDVSDVVMELEFEGVKEKFTMVQVWPVRQVRPVTEKLPANHPLLTGQRVLDALFPCVQGGTTAIPGAFGCGKTVISQSLSKYSNSDVIIYVGCGERGNEMSEVLRDFPELTMEVDGKTESIMKRTALVANTSNMPVAAREASIYTGITLSEYFRDMGYNVSMMADSTSRWAEALREISGRLAEMPADSGYPAYLGARLASFYERAGRVKCLGNPEREGSVSIVGAVSPPGGDFSDPVTSATLGIVQVFWGLDKKLAQRKHFPSVNWLISYSKYTRALDEYYDKHFPEFVPLRTKAKEILQEEEDLAEIVQLVGKASLAETDKITLEVAKLIKDDFLQQNGYTPYDRFCPFYKTVGILSNMIAFYDMARHAVETTAQSDNKITWAMIREHMGEILYRISSMKFKDPVKDGEPKIKAEYAQLLEDMQNAFRTLEE